A stretch of DNA from Roseovarius faecimaris:
GCGTTCTGAACCATGCGATGCAACTGACCGAGAAGCTGGGCGGCAAGATGCTGGTCCTTCACAGCGCGGCGGGCCGCGTCGGGGCGATGGACGCAGGCTGCACCACCGAGGGCGGGATCACCGCGGCGCTCGACGGGGCCGACGTGATCTATAACCTGGGTGCCGATGAGATCGACATCGCACCGGGGGCCTTTGTGATCTACCAGGGCAGCCATGGCGACCGGGGCGCGCACCGCGCGGACGTGATCCTGCCCGGGGCCGCCTATACCGAGGAACAAGGGCTGTTCGTGAACACCGAAGGCCGTCCGCAGCTTGCCCTGCGCGCCGGCCATCCGCCGGGCGAGGCCAAGGAAAACTGGGCGATCCTGCGGGCGCTGTCGGGCGAGATGGGCGCAACATTGCCCTTTGATAACCTGGCGCAGCTGCGCACGGCGCTGGTGGGTGAGGTGCCGCATCTGGCGCAGATCGACGAGGTGCCGGAAAACGCGTGGGAGATGGTCCCCGCCGCCGAGCTGGGCAAAGGGCATATGCCCGCCGCGATCGGTGATTTCTACCTGACCAACCCGATCGCCCGCGCCTCGGCCCTGATGGCCGAGCTCAGCGCCAACGCCAAGGCGCGCGCCAACCCGCCGGTTGCCGCCGAGTAATGCGCACCGCCGCCGCCATAACACCTGTGTCGCTCGCCATGATCGGCGCGCTGGGGGGCTGTCAGGCCACGTCGCCTGACACCGTCACCCGCTTTGCGCCGGACTATCGCGGCATTGAGACACGGCTTCTGGACGGCGATTTGGTGAATTTCCGGGTGGAAATGACGGGTGCGCGCAACCGTGGGGATGTCGCGCGCTATGCCGAATGCGCCGCAGCGCAATACACGCTGATCCGGGGCTATGGTTTTGCGCGGCATTTGCGCACGACCGTGTCGGAACAGGGTGGCATCTGGCGCGGCGATGCGGTTTATACGATCTCGCCGGACCTGCCCGACGGGCTGAAAAAAATCGACGCGGAAGTCGTCGCCGCCGACTGTGCGGAAAACGGAATACCGATGGTATGAGGGACTGATGGCTGAATTCTTTACAACCCCGCTCGGGACATTCGTGATTATCCTGGCCCAATGCCTTGCGGTGCTGGGCTTCGTGATGATCAGCCTCTTGTTCCTTGTCTATGGCGACCGCAAGATCTGGGCCGCCGTTCAGATGCGCCGCGGGCCCAACGTGGTGGGCACGTTCGGCCTGCTGCAATCGGTGGCCGACGCGCTGAAATACGTGGTCAAGGAAGTGGTGGTGCCAGCAGGCGCCGACAAGCCGGTCTTCTTCCTGGCGCCCATGACCAGCTTCGTGCTGGCGGTGATCGCCTGGGCGGTGATCCCGTTCAATGAGGGCTGGGTGATCTCTGACATTAACGTCGCCATCCTCTATGTCTTCGCCATGTCCTCGCTGGAGGTTTACGGCGTGATCATGGGCGGCTGGGCGTCGAACTCCAAATACCCGTTCCTGGGCTCGTTGCGCTCGGCGGCGCAGATGATCTCCTACGAGGTGTCCATCGGTTTGATCATCATCGGTGTGATCATTTCGACGGGCAGCATGAATTTCGGCGCCATCGTGTCCGCGCAGGACACCGCCTATGGCTTCTTCGGATGGTACTGGCTGCCGCATCTGCCGATGGTGTTCCTGTTCTTCATCTCCTGCCTGGCCGAAACGAACCGGCCTCCCTTCGACCTGCCCGAGGCGGAATCGGAACTCGTCGCGGGCTATCAGGTGGAATATTCCGCAACGCCCTTCCTTTTGTTCATGGCGGGCGAATATATCGCCATCTTCCTGATGTGCGCGCTCACCTCGCTTCTGTTCTTCGGCGGTTGGCTCTCGCCCATCCCGGGTATCCCCGACGGGGTGCTCTGGATGATTGCCAAGATGGCCTTCTTCTTCTTCATCTTCGCCATGGTGAAGGCGATCACCCCGCGGTATCGCTATGACCAGCTCATGCGCATCGGCTGGAAAGTATTCCTGCCGCTCAGCCTGGCCTGGGTCGTGATCGTGTCCTTCCTGGCGAAGTTCGAAGTCTTCGGCGCCTTCTGGGCCCGCTACGCGATGGGAGGCTGATCACGGTCATGGGTGTCGACTACGTCCTTTTTGACAGGCTGGTAGAGCTTTCGACCCGGTTCAAACCGGAAGGTCGGACGCTTATGCTTGGCCGTCAGGCGTTCGGTATCCAGACAAGGTATCGCCAGATGTACGAGGCCACGCTCAAGCGTCACGGGATCGACGCCAAGCGGTTCGATTTCCTGCAAGAGGACGGTTTTGCCGAAACGCTGATGCGCCGCCTCGGCTTTGGCGAGATCGAGACGATGGATTTCTCTGATTACGAAGGCGCGCAGGTGATCCATGACCTGAACACGCTGCCCGATGAGAGCCTTGAGAACCAGTTCGACCTGATCTTTGACGGTGGCACGGTGGAGCATGTGTTCAACGTGCCCAACGAGCTGGAAGGTATCTTTCGGATGCTGAAACCCGGCGGGCGGTTCGTGTCGGCCAACGGGCTGAACGGCTGGTATGGCCACGGTATGTATCAGTTCAACCCCGAGCTGGTCTGGACCTTCTGGGGCCGCGCCTGCAATTGCCGCGTCATCGACTGCCGCGCCGTTCCGGTGGAGCCCGATCAGGACTTCAGCCAGGTGGAGTTTCAGGATCCGGCGCTGACCGGGCATCGCCTGTGGCTCAAGGGCAAGATCGGGCCGGGGCGCACCTATCTTTATTACGAGGTGGAAAAGACCGACGAGTCCCACCTGCCGACATTCGCGCTGCAAAGCGATTATGAAACCAAATGGGCCGGGCATGACACTGCCGGCGAGACCAGACTGCAACAGGCGAGGGGCTGAGACATGACCCAGATCGATTATGGACGTGCTGCCGGGTATTTCCTGCTCAAGGATTTCTTCGTCGGCTTCAAGCTGGGGCTGAAGTATTTCTTCGCCCCCAAGGCCACGCTGAATTACCCGCATGAAAAGGGGCCGCTTTCCCCGCGCTTTCGCGGCGAACATGCCCTGCGCCGTTATCCTAATGGCGAGGAGCGCTGCATTGCCTGCAAACTCTGCGAGGCGATCTGCCCGGCGCAGGCGATCACCATCGACGCCGAGCCGCGCGATGACGGCTCCCGCCGGACCACCCGCTATGACATCGACATGACGAAATGCATCTATTGCGGCTTCTGTCAGGAGGCCTGCCCGGTCGATGCCATCGTCGAAGGGCCAAACTTCGAGTTTGCCACCGAAACCCGCGAGGAGCTGTTCTACGACAAGGCCAAGCTTCTGGAAAACGGCGATCGCTGGGAAGCCGAGATCGCCCGCAACCTCGAACTGGACGCACCGTACAGATGAGCAACCCCACGAACCCCTTCGAGGCCATGATGGCCCAGGCGCAGGAGATGGTGAAAGCCATGAATCCGGCGATGGAAAGCTTCTCGCCCAAGGGGTTTGAAAGCCTGTGGCCGACCATGCCCAAGGAATTCATGGAAATGGCCTTTGGCAAGGGGTTGAACAAGGACGGTCTGGATGCCAAGACGCGGCTGCTGATCACGCTTGCGGGGCTCACCATGCTGGGCGCGCAAAGTGCCACACAGATGCGCATGACCGTGCGCCACGCGCTCGAGGCCGGGGCCACAAAAGATGAGATTGCCGAAACCATCGGGATGATGTCGATGTTTGCCGGTATCC
This window harbors:
- the nuoI gene encoding NADH-quinone oxidoreductase subunit NuoI — its product is MTQIDYGRAAGYFLLKDFFVGFKLGLKYFFAPKATLNYPHEKGPLSPRFRGEHALRRYPNGEERCIACKLCEAICPAQAITIDAEPRDDGSRRTTRYDIDMTKCIYCGFCQEACPVDAIVEGPNFEFATETREELFYDKAKLLENGDRWEAEIARNLELDAPYR
- a CDS encoding methyltransferase domain-containing protein; protein product: MGVDYVLFDRLVELSTRFKPEGRTLMLGRQAFGIQTRYRQMYEATLKRHGIDAKRFDFLQEDGFAETLMRRLGFGEIETMDFSDYEGAQVIHDLNTLPDESLENQFDLIFDGGTVEHVFNVPNELEGIFRMLKPGGRFVSANGLNGWYGHGMYQFNPELVWTFWGRACNCRVIDCRAVPVEPDQDFSQVEFQDPALTGHRLWLKGKIGPGRTYLYYEVEKTDESHLPTFALQSDYETKWAGHDTAGETRLQQARG
- the nuoH gene encoding NADH-quinone oxidoreductase subunit NuoH translates to MAEFFTTPLGTFVIILAQCLAVLGFVMISLLFLVYGDRKIWAAVQMRRGPNVVGTFGLLQSVADALKYVVKEVVVPAGADKPVFFLAPMTSFVLAVIAWAVIPFNEGWVISDINVAILYVFAMSSLEVYGVIMGGWASNSKYPFLGSLRSAAQMISYEVSIGLIIIGVIISTGSMNFGAIVSAQDTAYGFFGWYWLPHLPMVFLFFISCLAETNRPPFDLPEAESELVAGYQVEYSATPFLLFMAGEYIAIFLMCALTSLLFFGGWLSPIPGIPDGVLWMIAKMAFFFFIFAMVKAITPRYRYDQLMRIGWKVFLPLSLAWVVIVSFLAKFEVFGAFWARYAMGG
- a CDS encoding carboxymuconolactone decarboxylase family protein — protein: MSNPTNPFEAMMAQAQEMVKAMNPAMESFSPKGFESLWPTMPKEFMEMAFGKGLNKDGLDAKTRLLITLAGLTMLGAQSATQMRMTVRHALEAGATKDEIAETIGMMSMFAGIPSMTRAMEYAREVLDGDNKEDETS